One genomic window of Bacteroidales bacterium includes the following:
- a CDS encoding sodium-translocating pyrophosphatase, translating into MSNIFALFWLLPLAAVVALVFAWYFFKVMMKNSEGTDRMKEIAQYVREGAMAYLKRQYRVVGYVFGVLLIILILLAYLGVQNPFVPVAFLTGGFFSGLCGFLGMKTATFASARTAHGASKSLNKGLQVAFRSGAVMGLVVVGFALLDITGWFWVLNKFVFSPENMEHGLHWMGLTFVHEGTTNHEKLVEITAVMLTFGMGASTQALFARVGGGIYTKAADVGADLVGKVEAGIPEDDPRNPATIADNVGDNVGDVAGMGADLYESYAGSILATAALGAALPGLSGAEQGMAVVAPMIVAGIGIVLSIAGIFMVRAKESATQKNLLNALLLGTGGSSFLILVAMAVMASQGWVSWGIFGAVVAGLAAGVIIGQGTELFTSDEYKATRGIAKQTQQGAATTIIDGMAVGMYSTWIPVVTIVIAIIAAFGFSGGFAEFSKGVYGIGFAAVGMLSTLGITLATDAFGPIADNAGGNAEMAELPPEVRERTDALDMLGNTTAATGKGFAIGSAALTAMALLAAYMEEVRLWLGRLADKTADGFERIGDTLFYTDHAPAAADGLNVVQLNSATIHDFVAAYDLSIFNPMLLGGIFMGAMMAFVFCAMTMKAVGRAAGSMVDEVRRQFREIPGIMEGKATPEYAKCVEISTKGAQKEMLLPSLLAIAVPVGIGLLLGVAGVVGLLVGGLTTGFTLAVMLNNAGGAWDNAKKYIEKGNYGGKGSESHKAAVVGDTVGDPFKDTSGPSLNILIKLMTMVSVVMAGLTVAFGIF; encoded by the coding sequence ATGAGTAATATTTTCGCACTATTCTGGTTGCTTCCTCTGGCTGCTGTCGTAGCACTGGTTTTTGCCTGGTATTTCTTCAAAGTCATGATGAAGAATTCAGAAGGAACCGACCGGATGAAGGAGATTGCACAGTATGTTCGTGAAGGAGCTATGGCCTATTTAAAACGCCAGTACCGGGTGGTTGGATACGTATTTGGTGTTTTACTGATCATCTTAATCCTTCTTGCCTATCTGGGAGTACAGAATCCCTTTGTGCCTGTGGCCTTCCTGACCGGTGGGTTCTTTTCCGGACTCTGTGGATTTTTAGGAATGAAAACAGCCACCTTTGCTTCGGCCAGAACTGCACACGGTGCCTCAAAATCTCTGAATAAGGGACTGCAGGTAGCCTTTCGCAGTGGCGCGGTCATGGGTCTGGTCGTGGTAGGATTCGCCCTGCTGGATATCACCGGGTGGTTCTGGGTACTGAATAAATTTGTTTTCAGTCCTGAAAACATGGAACATGGCCTGCACTGGATGGGCCTGACCTTTGTTCATGAAGGAACGACCAACCACGAGAAATTGGTCGAGATCACCGCAGTGATGCTTACTTTTGGGATGGGAGCTTCGACCCAGGCCCTCTTCGCACGTGTGGGTGGTGGTATTTATACCAAGGCGGCCGATGTGGGAGCCGATCTGGTTGGGAAAGTGGAAGCCGGCATTCCTGAGGATGATCCACGTAACCCTGCTACCATTGCCGATAACGTAGGCGATAATGTGGGAGATGTGGCCGGAATGGGTGCTGACCTCTATGAATCCTATGCAGGTTCCATACTGGCTACTGCCGCCCTGGGAGCTGCTTTACCAGGGCTTTCGGGTGCGGAGCAGGGAATGGCTGTGGTGGCCCCGATGATTGTTGCCGGTATTGGCATTGTTCTTTCTATTGCGGGGATTTTTATGGTCCGGGCAAAAGAATCTGCTACTCAGAAAAACCTGCTGAATGCCCTCCTGCTTGGTACAGGAGGCAGTTCTTTTCTGATCCTTGTTGCCATGGCTGTCATGGCTTCCCAGGGATGGGTAAGCTGGGGCATTTTTGGTGCTGTGGTTGCGGGTCTGGCTGCCGGGGTGATCATCGGACAGGGAACAGAACTCTTTACTTCCGATGAATACAAGGCGACCAGGGGAATCGCAAAACAAACCCAACAGGGAGCGGCTACCACGATTATTGACGGGATGGCTGTTGGAATGTACTCCACCTGGATTCCGGTGGTTACCATCGTGATTGCCATTATTGCAGCTTTTGGATTTTCCGGTGGTTTTGCAGAATTTTCCAAGGGAGTTTACGGAATTGGTTTTGCCGCTGTTGGGATGCTCTCCACTCTGGGGATCACTCTGGCTACCGATGCTTTTGGTCCTATTGCCGACAATGCCGGAGGAAATGCTGAAATGGCCGAGCTTCCCCCCGAGGTCCGGGAACGGACCGACGCCCTGGATATGCTGGGTAATACAACTGCAGCCACTGGTAAAGGATTTGCCATAGGATCGGCTGCCCTGACAGCCATGGCGCTTCTTGCTGCCTATATGGAAGAGGTAAGGCTCTGGCTTGGCAGACTGGCAGACAAGACCGCTGACGGATTTGAACGGATAGGGGATACCCTCTTTTATACGGATCATGCTCCTGCAGCTGCTGACGGGCTGAATGTGGTTCAGTTGAACAGTGCCACTATTCATGATTTTGTGGCTGCTTATGATCTTTCGATTTTCAATCCCATGTTGCTGGGGGGCATCTTTATGGGCGCCATGATGGCTTTTGTATTCTGTGCCATGACCATGAAGGCCGTGGGCCGGGCTGCCGGATCCATGGTGGATGAGGTGCGCAGGCAGTTCCGGGAGATCCCCGGAATTATGGAAGGCAAAGCCACCCCAGAATATGCCAAGTGCGTGGAGATTTCCACCAAAGGTGCACAAAAGGAAATGCTGCTTCCTTCCCTGCTGGCAATTGCCGTTCCAGTGGGCATCGGACTGCTCCTGGGTGTTGCCGGGGTAGTCGGACTGCTTGTCGGCGGACTGACCACCGGGTTCACCCTGGCAGTGATGCTGAATAATGCAGGAGGTGCCTGGGACAATGCCAAGAAGTATATTGAAAAAGGGAATTACGGAGGAAAAGGAAGTGAGTCACATAAGGCTGCTGTGGTTGGAGATACAGTAGGTGATCCTTTCAAGGATACTTCGGGACCTTCACTGAACATCCTGATTAAATTGATGACCATGGTTTCTGTGGTTATGGCCGGCCTGACGGTGGCCTTCGGTATTTTCTAA
- a CDS encoding T9SS type A sorting domain-containing protein: MYRTPILPAILIIGFLTSMQISAQCIPDTVNCIDIGAPGQFCPDKLPDAGLAVLYDEVVTVIAPGSAPPPYEMWNIDYIEIDSVKNLPPGIDYFPNADVFFPDTSYCIQLTGTPTQTGEFKLEIHIGATIDIMGIPTKIPFLDDSSIVIRVVEVLGIDPDSHSEFQVFQNVPNPFSDKTRLACYTPVREQVELSIYNILGVLVHHESDMLAPGSHHFSFDGRKLEPGIYLYRVRTPAAGFSGRLLKSR, encoded by the coding sequence ATGTATAGAACTCCGATTCTGCCGGCCATCTTGATCATAGGATTCTTAACTTCCATGCAGATCTCCGCCCAGTGCATCCCAGATACAGTAAATTGCATTGATATCGGTGCCCCCGGGCAATTCTGTCCGGATAAGCTGCCCGATGCCGGCCTGGCTGTGCTCTACGATGAAGTGGTTACCGTTATAGCGCCAGGGTCCGCTCCCCCGCCATATGAAATGTGGAACATTGACTACATTGAAATTGACTCGGTAAAGAACCTTCCTCCCGGAATAGACTACTTCCCCAATGCCGATGTTTTCTTTCCGGATACCTCTTATTGTATTCAGCTTACGGGTACACCCACGCAAACAGGAGAGTTCAAACTGGAAATTCACATTGGAGCAACCATTGATATAATGGGAATACCCACCAAAATCCCCTTTTTAGATGATTCTTCCATAGTGATTCGAGTGGTTGAAGTACTGGGGATTGATCCGGATTCGCATTCAGAATTTCAGGTATTCCAGAATGTTCCAAATCCATTTTCAGATAAAACCCGGCTGGCCTGCTATACCCCGGTCCGGGAGCAGGTGGAATTAAGTATATACAACATTTTGGGCGTTCTGGTGCACCACGAATCAGATATGCTTGCTCCCGGTTCTCACCATTTTTCTTTTGATGGCAGAAAGCTGGAGCCGGGCATATATCTCTACCGGGTAAGAACCCCTGCGGCCGGCTTTTCCGGGAGGCTTTTAAAATCCAGATAG
- a CDS encoding TonB-dependent receptor, producing the protein MPGKALWGQAQGSVTGQVTDAGSGDPLIAVHVSTDRHTGTTTDLNGAFSLSLDAGEHLVEFSYMGYSDLRKEIILREGEILHLEIGMSRSSKMLDEVVVSAGKYEQKLSEVTVSLEVIKPHQLSNQNISSLDMILEKTPGISILDGQPSIRGGSGFSYGVGSRVLMLVDDLPMISADAGDIKWNYMPVENLGQVEVIKGASSVLYGSSALNGVINLKTRSPDLDPRTEATLFGGAYLNPARKELIWWDRRPLFAGASFSHLRKIGKFDLSLGGNYFKDEGYREGDYESRIRGNLGLKYRSAKIQGLTLGLAASGMVADQSDFLLWQDAGSGAYLQNPESMTPLKGNRYNIDPSVEYLTGRGNKHSLKTRLYSVGNVTINDERSSASKLWYLEYRYLKRFRKRTHWTSGISFSRNTVLAGLYDNHKGSNSAIFSQLDAHLFKKLQVSTGLRWELNSLNGELFYSLPVLRAGLSYQAGEGTFIRSSIGQGYRFPSVAEKFADANIGGLKIFRNPELDPERGWSSEVGVKQEIALGRWLGLADLALFWTEYNNMIEYTFGVYPPTPDDVPTIDDVGFKALNTGTARINGLDGKISMMGMMGPLGLRFSGGYTWMNPVDPSLLDSVQLVNEEGHILKYRRRHLLKMDLELEAWKIFAGINLQYNSRMINVDIAFIDPGIGNLILPGFPNYWEEHATGYTVLDLRIGWSITEMIRMTAILRNALNVEYLGRPGDIGPPRNITLQLRFNL; encoded by the coding sequence GTGCCGGGAAAAGCACTGTGGGGACAGGCCCAGGGATCTGTTACCGGGCAGGTTACAGATGCCGGCTCCGGAGACCCATTGATTGCTGTCCATGTAAGTACCGACAGGCACACAGGTACCACCACTGATCTGAACGGAGCTTTTTCGCTTTCACTTGATGCGGGGGAACACCTTGTGGAGTTCTCCTATATGGGTTATTCAGATCTGCGTAAGGAGATTATCCTGAGGGAGGGGGAAATCCTTCACCTGGAGATCGGGATGAGCAGAAGCAGTAAAATGCTGGATGAAGTGGTTGTCAGTGCCGGCAAATATGAACAGAAGTTGTCTGAAGTCACCGTTTCCCTGGAGGTGATCAAACCACACCAGCTTTCAAATCAGAACATCTCTTCCCTGGATATGATCCTGGAGAAGACACCGGGGATCAGTATCCTGGATGGGCAGCCCAGTATCCGGGGAGGAAGCGGGTTTAGTTATGGTGTTGGAAGCAGAGTACTGATGCTGGTCGATGACCTGCCTATGATCTCAGCGGATGCCGGGGATATCAAATGGAACTACATGCCCGTGGAAAATCTGGGTCAGGTAGAGGTAATAAAAGGCGCCTCTTCGGTTTTATATGGTTCCTCGGCCCTGAATGGAGTAATTAACCTGAAGACACGCAGTCCGGACCTGGACCCCCGGACTGAAGCCACTCTCTTTGGCGGAGCCTATTTGAATCCGGCACGCAAGGAGCTGATCTGGTGGGACCGCAGACCTTTGTTTGCCGGTGCATCCTTCAGTCATCTCCGGAAAATAGGGAAGTTCGACCTTTCCCTGGGCGGGAACTATTTCAAAGATGAAGGCTACCGGGAAGGGGATTATGAAAGCAGGATCCGGGGGAATCTGGGACTCAAATACCGTAGTGCAAAAATCCAGGGTCTCACACTGGGTCTTGCTGCCAGTGGCATGGTGGCCGACCAGTCAGATTTTCTGCTCTGGCAGGATGCTGGTTCAGGGGCCTATCTTCAGAACCCTGAATCGATGACACCCCTGAAGGGCAACAGATATAACATAGATCCATCGGTGGAATACCTGACTGGAAGAGGGAACAAGCACTCTCTGAAAACCAGGTTATACAGTGTGGGGAATGTTACTATAAATGACGAAAGGAGCAGTGCCTCAAAACTATGGTATCTGGAGTACCGCTATTTAAAAAGATTCCGTAAAAGGACCCACTGGACAAGCGGGATTTCATTTTCAAGGAATACGGTGCTGGCAGGCCTTTATGACAATCATAAGGGATCAAATAGTGCCATCTTCTCACAGTTGGACGCTCATCTGTTTAAAAAACTGCAGGTTTCTACGGGTCTTCGATGGGAGCTCAATAGCCTGAATGGGGAGCTGTTTTATTCACTCCCCGTTCTGAGAGCCGGCCTGAGCTATCAGGCTGGGGAAGGAACATTCATAAGATCCTCCATTGGTCAGGGATACCGCTTCCCTTCGGTGGCCGAGAAGTTTGCCGATGCAAATATCGGAGGATTAAAGATCTTTCGGAATCCGGAACTGGATCCCGAACGAGGCTGGTCATCTGAAGTGGGGGTAAAGCAGGAGATTGCTCTGGGGCGTTGGCTTGGACTGGCCGATCTGGCTCTTTTCTGGACGGAATATAATAATATGATTGAGTATACATTCGGAGTGTATCCTCCCACACCCGACGATGTTCCAACTATTGATGATGTGGGTTTTAAAGCATTAAATACAGGTACGGCTAGAATCAACGGGCTTGATGGTAAAATTTCCATGATGGGAATGATGGGACCACTGGGACTCCGGTTTTCGGGAGGGTATACCTGGATGAACCCGGTTGATCCTTCACTTCTGGATTCTGTCCAGCTGGTAAATGAGGAGGGACATATCCTGAAATACAGGCGCCGGCATCTGCTGAAGATGGATTTGGAACTTGAGGCCTGGAAGATTTTTGCTGGCATCAATCTTCAGTATAATTCACGGATGATCAATGTGGATATCGCCTTTATTGATCCTGGAATTGGAAATCTGATTCTTCCGGGCTTCCCCAATTACTGGGAGGAGCATGCCACCGGTTATACCGTACTGGATCTCAGGATAGGGTGGAGCATCACAGAAATGATCCGGATGACTGCCATACTCAGGAATGCCCTGAATGTAGAGTATCTGGGAAGACCCGGTGATATTGGTCCGCCCCGTAACATCACCTTGCAGCTACGTTTTAATCTTTGA
- a CDS encoding AMP-binding protein — translation MLLHQQFVRNAKKYRKKLAIKDKTTHSNVSFERALIGALILSRKFQKYDKGYIGIMIPTSAGCALATVGALMSGRVPVMINYSTGAENNARYAQEKCSFKTIITSRALLEKIDCPLIEGMVLIEDIMKSVSTADKLKAALKTKLPVGTILNSIHKGHEDDNAAILFTSGSEKDPKVVQLTHRNLASNIENFSEHEKITGDDILLANLVFFHIFGLTVNLWLAFVKGMTMVTYANPTEFSTICKIAREEKPTLMVGTPSFFWGYLKKSEPGDFKSVRIMVAGADKCPDALREGYMKKHGVTLMEGYGATETSPVVSVNSLEFNRPGSIGKVIPNVQVRIENLDTGKECKAGEVGKILVKGDLVMKGYLGQPELTAEAIVDGWYNTGDMGYLDEDAYLWHSGRFKRFVKIGGEMVSLVKVENVMEQHLPEGVSCCIVEIPDEIKGATIVAAVTKDINKIAILRKMGKDLPNIALPRQFFVIEELPMMGTGKIDFRSVTELVNDLVNNPDAN, via the coding sequence ATGCTGCTTCATCAACAATTCGTCAGGAATGCGAAAAAGTACAGGAAAAAACTGGCCATCAAAGATAAGACCACCCATAGCAACGTAAGCTTTGAAAGAGCGCTCATCGGAGCGTTGATACTTTCCAGGAAATTCCAAAAATATGACAAGGGATATATCGGCATCATGATCCCCACCTCGGCAGGCTGTGCCCTAGCCACTGTCGGAGCACTGATGAGCGGCCGGGTTCCGGTGATGATCAACTATTCCACAGGCGCTGAGAACAATGCCAGATATGCCCAGGAAAAATGCAGTTTCAAAACCATCATAACCTCCAGGGCTCTGCTCGAAAAAATTGATTGCCCGCTTATCGAAGGGATGGTCCTGATCGAAGATATCATGAAGAGTGTAAGCACCGCCGATAAGCTGAAAGCGGCCTTAAAGACCAAACTTCCCGTCGGAACAATCCTCAACAGTATCCACAAGGGTCATGAAGATGACAATGCAGCCATCCTGTTTACCAGTGGCAGTGAAAAGGATCCCAAGGTAGTTCAGCTGACCCACCGGAACCTGGCTTCAAATATTGAGAATTTCAGCGAGCATGAGAAAATTACAGGAGACGATATTTTGCTTGCCAACCTGGTCTTCTTTCACATATTCGGTCTTACTGTAAATCTCTGGCTGGCCTTTGTAAAGGGAATGACCATGGTCACCTATGCCAATCCCACTGAGTTTTCCACAATCTGTAAAATCGCCAGGGAAGAGAAGCCTACCCTGATGGTGGGCACCCCAAGTTTTTTCTGGGGCTACCTGAAGAAATCAGAACCCGGAGACTTTAAAAGTGTGCGTATCATGGTAGCCGGGGCTGATAAATGTCCCGATGCTTTGCGGGAGGGATATATGAAAAAACATGGCGTTACGCTGATGGAGGGTTATGGGGCCACTGAAACTTCGCCGGTAGTTTCAGTCAACAGCCTGGAATTCAACCGTCCGGGCAGTATCGGGAAAGTAATACCTAATGTGCAGGTCAGGATCGAAAACCTGGATACCGGGAAAGAATGCAAAGCGGGCGAAGTCGGGAAAATCCTGGTAAAAGGGGACCTGGTTATGAAAGGCTATCTGGGCCAGCCGGAGCTGACTGCAGAAGCGATTGTGGATGGATGGTACAACACCGGTGATATGGGTTACCTGGATGAGGATGCTTATCTCTGGCACTCGGGTCGCTTTAAGCGCTTTGTTAAAATCGGAGGTGAAATGGTCTCTTTGGTAAAGGTGGAAAATGTCATGGAGCAGCATCTTCCGGAAGGAGTCTCCTGCTGCATCGTAGAGATCCCCGACGAAATCAAGGGAGCCACTATTGTAGCAGCAGTCACAAAAGATATCAATAAAATTGCCATCCTCCGGAAAATGGGAAAAGATCTTCCGAACATTGCCCTGCCCCGGCAGTTTTTCGTCATTGAGGAACTCCCGATGATGGGAACCGGAAAGATTGATTTCCGTTCCGTCACTGAACTGGTAAATGATTTGGTTAACAACCCGGATGCCAATTAA
- a CDS encoding CPBP family intramembrane metalloprotease, which produces MTMLPLTPEHLRFSTAILWAVAGFGAYFFLSRNPDFSRRFSGMCRILDHQGTQVLSQRMLGFLFLGAISLLIILLLPQAGIKDYGLSFRFLSAPPWWSYLLIPLILLLSYLAAPNPGNLENYPQIRAKVWTRSMLILSAASWIIFLIGYEFLFRGFVLYASLELLEPVPAIALNCALYAFAHFYKGPGETFGSIPAGIILCCLTLITGNIWSAVLLHSLMALSNEWFSLKVHPDMSIKGGA; this is translated from the coding sequence ATGACCATGCTGCCTCTCACTCCCGAACACCTGCGGTTCAGTACGGCAATCCTTTGGGCGGTGGCGGGATTCGGAGCCTATTTCTTTCTGTCCCGCAACCCTGACTTCAGCAGGAGATTTTCCGGTATGTGCCGCATTCTGGACCATCAGGGGACGCAGGTGCTTTCACAACGTATGCTGGGCTTTCTGTTTCTGGGAGCAATTTCCCTGCTGATCATTCTGCTCCTGCCCCAGGCGGGTATAAAAGACTATGGCCTTAGCTTCAGGTTCCTTTCAGCACCTCCCTGGTGGTCCTATCTGCTTATTCCCCTGATCCTTCTCCTGAGTTATCTGGCCGCCCCGAATCCCGGCAACCTGGAAAATTATCCGCAAATCAGGGCAAAAGTGTGGACCCGGAGTATGCTGATCTTAAGTGCTGCTTCCTGGATCATATTCCTGATCGGCTATGAATTTCTCTTCCGTGGATTTGTACTGTATGCCTCCCTGGAGTTGCTGGAACCGGTCCCGGCCATCGCCCTGAATTGTGCCCTGTATGCCTTTGCACATTTCTATAAAGGTCCGGGCGAAACCTTTGGTTCCATACCCGCGGGAATCATCCTCTGCTGTTTAACCCTGATCACCGGGAATATCTGGAGTGCCGTGCTTTTACACTCCTTAATGGCTCTCAGCAATGAATGGTTCTCCCTGAAAGTCCATCCGGACATGTCAATTAAAGGAGGCGCCTGA
- a CDS encoding SDR family oxidoreductase — protein sequence MKIFVSGATGFIGIQLVKQLVANGHQVHALYRSESKAELICHPDVALFKGDILDRSSLARAMKGCGEAYHTAAFAGVWTKDPSLVYRLNVDGALAVIQEAGQQGIRRVVVTSTAGILGPSEKEAVHESSPAPTSFFTGYEASKFRLEEQLLGRTATDPEVVIVNPTRVYGPGYLSESNGVTKMIKQYVEGRWRLIPGNGKSLGNYVFVEDVVRGHLLAMQRGKNGERYVLGGENISYLQLFAFVREASGVRKKLFKVPLWLMLAAAGFMKVISVLTGRPPLIVPALVRKFNHNWIVSSAKAIRDLGYHPTEARTGIRQTVQWIKNS from the coding sequence ATGAAGATATTCGTTTCCGGAGCCACCGGTTTCATTGGAATCCAGCTGGTGAAACAGCTGGTGGCAAATGGTCACCAGGTTCATGCCCTCTACCGTTCCGAATCCAAAGCTGAGCTGATCTGTCATCCGGATGTGGCACTTTTTAAAGGCGATATCCTGGACAGATCGTCCCTGGCGCGGGCCATGAAAGGGTGCGGGGAGGCTTATCATACCGCTGCTTTTGCCGGAGTCTGGACAAAAGACCCGTCTCTGGTTTACCGGCTGAATGTGGACGGAGCCCTGGCAGTCATTCAGGAGGCAGGCCAGCAGGGGATCCGGCGGGTGGTGGTCACTTCCACAGCCGGCATCCTGGGTCCGTCTGAAAAAGAAGCAGTACATGAATCTTCCCCGGCACCCACCTCCTTCTTTACCGGGTACGAAGCTTCCAAATTCCGTTTGGAAGAGCAATTACTGGGGAGAACGGCAACAGATCCGGAGGTGGTCATTGTCAATCCCACCCGGGTGTATGGACCGGGATACCTGAGCGAATCCAACGGGGTTACCAAAATGATCAAGCAATATGTGGAAGGCAGGTGGAGATTGATACCCGGCAATGGTAAGAGCCTGGGCAACTATGTCTTCGTGGAGGATGTAGTAAGGGGGCACCTGCTGGCCATGCAGAGAGGGAAAAATGGGGAACGCTATGTACTTGGAGGGGAGAATATTTCCTACTTGCAACTCTTTGCCTTTGTGCGTGAAGCAAGCGGGGTGCGAAAAAAACTCTTTAAGGTACCCCTCTGGCTCATGCTTGCCGCTGCCGGATTTATGAAAGTTATTTCCGTTCTGACAGGTCGCCCCCCCTTGATAGTCCCTGCTCTGGTTCGCAAATTCAACCACAACTGGATCGTCTCCTCCGCTAAAGCGATCCGGGATCTCGGATACCATCCCACTGAGGCACGGACAGGCATCCGACAAACTGTTCAATGGATTAAAAACTCCTGA
- a CDS encoding SMP-30/gluconolactonase/LRE family protein has protein sequence MKLTLIIPAGLLVLILASCSKQEYPVTGSIERLSPQLDQIIAPGTLPEILAEGFEWSEGPLWLREQKKLIFSDIPNNSIFEWSEKDGLKLYLKPSGYTGTIARGGETGSNGLLLDKEGKLVLCQHGDRRMARMEAPLDVPEAKFSTLAGAWKGKRFNSPNDAVFSSTGNLYITDPAYGMEFGFKDSLREIDFTGVFLITPGGEVSLLTDQLTAPNGIGFSPDESRLYVANSGGPSGFIWMEYELREDGLLQNEKLFYDARPASDSLRGAPDGLAVRNDGIIFATGPGGVWILTPGGEHLGIIKTGQATSNCTLDAKNRYLYITADMYLLRIRLR, from the coding sequence ATGAAACTTACCCTTATCATCCCGGCCGGCTTACTGGTTCTGATTCTTGCATCCTGCAGTAAACAGGAATACCCTGTCACAGGTTCCATAGAACGTCTCAGCCCTCAACTGGACCAGATTATTGCTCCGGGCACTCTTCCGGAAATACTGGCCGAGGGCTTCGAATGGTCGGAAGGCCCTCTCTGGCTCAGGGAACAGAAAAAGCTGATCTTCTCAGATATCCCGAATAACTCAATTTTTGAATGGTCTGAAAAAGACGGCCTGAAACTCTATCTGAAACCCTCGGGGTATACCGGCACCATCGCCCGGGGCGGGGAGACAGGCTCAAACGGATTGCTGCTGGATAAAGAAGGCAAATTGGTGCTCTGCCAGCATGGCGACCGCCGGATGGCCAGGATGGAAGCCCCTCTCGATGTTCCTGAAGCTAAGTTCAGCACCCTTGCCGGAGCATGGAAAGGAAAGCGTTTTAATTCGCCCAACGATGCCGTATTCAGCAGCACTGGAAATCTGTATATCACCGATCCTGCCTATGGCATGGAATTCGGATTTAAGGATTCCCTCCGTGAAATAGACTTCACAGGCGTCTTCCTGATCACTCCCGGGGGGGAGGTAAGCCTGCTGACCGACCAGCTCACCGCACCCAATGGGATTGGATTCTCACCGGATGAAAGCCGCTTATACGTGGCCAATTCGGGAGGCCCTTCGGGTTTCATCTGGATGGAATATGAGCTAAGGGAAGATGGACTACTCCAAAATGAAAAACTCTTCTACGATGCCCGACCCGCCTCTGACAGCCTCAGGGGAGCACCGGACGGACTGGCGGTGAGAAACGACGGAATTATCTTTGCTACGGGTCCCGGCGGAGTCTGGATCCTGACTCCCGGGGGAGAACACCTGGGCATCATAAAAACCGGCCAGGCCACTTCCAACTGCACCCTGGATGCAAAAAACCGCTATCTCTATATAACAGCAGATATGTACCTGCTGCGGATCAGGCTGCGTTAA